The sequence TTCGAAAATCCGTGGCGTTACAGGAGTAACCTTGACAAACGACGGGTAGGCCACCACTTCACCATCATTTGTAGCTCCTAGCTGTTTAGTGTAACATGAATCATATGACTGTAGGATTTTGTTCAACTATTATTTTTCCAGAGGTATAACCATGAAATGTCCAAGCTGTGGAAATAATCAGAAAAACACACTTGAATGTGAACGCTGCGGCATCATTTTTGAGAAATACAGGGCACGGCAGCAGCGTCTTGCCGAAGTCAAACTGGCCAGCGAGGAGCAGAATGAGAAAAAGAAAAAATCACTTTCCAGCCTGGTAATTGGTCTCATGGTTGGACTGCTGGTCGGTGGCGGAGCTTTCTTTTACTTTGGAAAAGGGTCCGATACAGCAGTCCCACCTGCTGATTTTACCGAAGCATTTCCACAACAACAGGAAGTCAGCGAAAAAATTCAGGATACGGTGGTCACAGGACAAGAATCAATGCCACAAGTGCCACAGCAAAACAACAGGCATACATCACTAGAAGGACTGGCCGCACAACTGCACGAAAAACATCCTGCCACGACTGCCATAGAAAAAGCACGTAACGCCACGGTCTTTATCAAAACCAGCTGGGGAAGCGGTACCGGTTTTTTTGTCTCAAACAATGGACTGATCATTACCAATAAACATGTACTCCAGATGCAGGAAAAAGATATTAATGCGCTCAATGATAATGCAGAGAAGGGGGCAAAACTTCTGGATGGTGAGAGAAAAAGAATAGAATATCTCAAGAGTCAAGTTTCACGGATAGGCGACGAAGGGATGCGCCAGCAGCTCAAAGAAGATATCAGAGCCCGGGAACAGGAATATGCAAAGTACAGTGCACTGCATCAGCAGTTACTGGACCAGATCTCCACTATAGAGACGGCTTCACCAACCAACGACGTTGAAGTTATCCTCATCGATGGCAGTACCTGGCCGGTGAATTCCGTCACCATCAGTGAGCGCCACGA comes from Desulfocapsa sulfexigens DSM 10523 and encodes:
- a CDS encoding trypsin-like peptidase domain-containing protein, with amino-acid sequence MKCPSCGNNQKNTLECERCGIIFEKYRARQQRLAEVKLASEEQNEKKKKSLSSLVIGLMVGLLVGGGAFFYFGKGSDTAVPPADFTEAFPQQQEVSEKIQDTVVTGQESMPQVPQQNNRHTSLEGLAAQLHEKHPATTAIEKARNATVFIKTSWGSGTGFFVSNNGLIITNKHVLQMQEKDINALNDNAEKGAKLLDGERKRIEYLKSQVSRIGDEGMRQQLKEDIRAREQEYAKYSALHQQLLDQISTIETASPTNDVEVILIDGSTWPVNSVTISERHDLALISIDAYSSPYLSISRSQRDQGQKVYTVGNPHGLRHTVTSGVISGYRNYNGEFFIQTDAPINPGNSGGPLVDEAGKVLGVNTMIIRDTEGIGFAIPMKSVFEEFGNYISVK